A stretch of Ligilactobacillus faecis DNA encodes these proteins:
- the helD gene encoding RNA polymerase recycling motor HelD has translation MDKDKKVEQKHVNDVIKEIETQLAFNESEYQKAQLETTLVEKNYGQNAKINTFEVDDQMETNAEVQQQKQLVAKNLENEQILKKQLETLKQLKKSPYFGRIDILDPDETTPETLYIGTASLVDDEQNFLIYDWRAPISSIYYNGTLGKVSYETPMGTLETELKKKRQFTIVNGQIKNMFDTNETVGDEMLQQILGEHSDEYMHNIVATIQKEQNDIIRDTTHDLLLVQGVAGSGKTSAILQRIAFLLYHSRDKLSAEQIVLFSPNLLFSHYISEVLPSLGERNMRQVTLAEFLTQRFQGLKVETLFDRYEKQNALTTREQEIRAKKEQASFMEQVEKYVAALSPSQLYFSEIRLNGGEIFFERSEIEAIYAALPQNMRPEQRFLETKNTLIKRLKQRIEEEITAPWVLEKLETLSDEEYYTLLGNKRRAAFQALADEEKYLAKKLVRQKFEKVYDALYNDYFLDIYAQYQHFLSLVLPESVLTFTNDIEYHRIALEDCAPLLYLRDLLTGSGQNQAIAHLFIDEMQDYTLPQLIYLKYIFPNAKLTLLGDSEQALFNPLMTPDKLLARLEKHLRAKKSKCIKLNTSYRSTAQITDLMKALLPDGEQINSFTRPGKLPKIVFAGSEQEHFMLKQQLEKSLEQNETVALITKDLATAEALYPKLRKTFKTTVLGNEDRALPKGVVILPIYLAKGLEFDAVIAYDISENYQEKDLGILYTICSRAMHELTLFVKQEPSPLLAKLPPELYTVERTLKL, from the coding sequence TTGGATAAGGATAAAAAAGTTGAACAAAAACATGTCAATGATGTTATTAAAGAGATCGAAACGCAACTAGCATTTAATGAGAGTGAGTATCAAAAAGCACAACTCGAAACAACATTAGTTGAAAAAAACTATGGGCAAAATGCTAAGATCAATACTTTTGAAGTCGATGACCAAATGGAGACAAATGCTGAAGTACAGCAACAAAAGCAGTTAGTTGCCAAGAACCTTGAAAATGAACAGATCTTAAAAAAGCAACTTGAAACTTTAAAGCAACTGAAAAAATCACCGTATTTTGGTCGGATCGATATCCTTGATCCGGACGAAACAACGCCAGAAACACTTTATATCGGAACGGCGTCATTAGTTGATGATGAGCAAAATTTTTTGATCTATGATTGGCGTGCCCCGATCTCTTCGATCTATTATAACGGAACTTTAGGAAAAGTTTCATATGAGACACCAATGGGGACATTAGAAACAGAACTCAAAAAGAAAAGACAATTTACGATCGTCAATGGTCAGATCAAAAATATGTTTGATACAAATGAAACTGTGGGTGATGAAATGCTCCAACAGATCTTAGGCGAACATAGTGATGAATATATGCATAATATCGTTGCTACGATCCAAAAAGAGCAAAATGATATTATTCGTGATACGACGCATGATCTTCTATTAGTTCAAGGTGTAGCAGGATCGGGAAAAACATCAGCGATCTTACAACGGATCGCATTTTTACTTTATCATAGTCGCGATAAGCTTTCAGCTGAGCAGATCGTTTTATTTTCACCTAATCTTTTGTTCAGTCACTATATCTCTGAAGTTCTTCCAAGCTTAGGGGAGCGGAACATGCGCCAAGTAACGCTTGCCGAATTTTTAACTCAACGTTTTCAAGGTTTAAAAGTAGAAACTTTATTTGATCGTTATGAGAAGCAAAATGCGTTGACTACTAGAGAGCAAGAAATACGCGCTAAAAAAGAACAAGCTTCTTTTATGGAACAAGTCGAAAAGTACGTTGCTGCATTAAGTCCCTCACAGCTTTATTTTAGTGAGATCCGTCTCAATGGCGGTGAGATCTTTTTTGAGCGCAGTGAGATCGAAGCGATCTATGCAGCTTTACCGCAAAATATGCGACCAGAGCAACGTTTTTTAGAGACTAAAAATACTTTGATCAAACGTCTAAAACAACGGATCGAAGAGGAAATAACGGCACCATGGGTCTTAGAAAAGTTAGAGACACTAAGTGACGAAGAATATTATACCCTTTTGGGCAATAAACGACGTGCAGCTTTTCAAGCTCTAGCTGATGAAGAAAAATATTTAGCCAAGAAACTTGTGAGACAAAAGTTTGAAAAAGTCTATGATGCGCTATATAATGATTATTTTTTAGATATTTACGCACAATACCAACATTTTTTGAGTTTAGTTCTTCCAGAAAGCGTTTTGACTTTTACAAATGATATCGAGTATCATCGGATCGCTTTAGAGGATTGTGCTCCCTTACTTTATTTACGTGATCTTTTAACTGGGAGTGGGCAAAATCAGGCGATCGCACATCTTTTTATCGATGAGATGCAAGATTATACGCTCCCACAATTGATCTATTTAAAATATATTTTTCCAAATGCTAAATTGACGTTGTTAGGCGATAGTGAACAGGCATTATTCAATCCTTTGATGACACCAGATAAATTACTAGCGCGTTTAGAAAAACATTTACGTGCTAAGAAAAGTAAATGTATCAAGTTGAATACGAGTTATCGCTCGACTGCCCAGATCACAGATCTGATGAAAGCTTTATTACCAGATGGTGAACAGATCAATTCATTCACGCGACCAGGAAAGCTTCCAAAGATCGTTTTTGCTGGCTCAGAGCAAGAACACTTTATGTTAAAACAACAACTGGAAAAAAGTTTAGAACAAAATGAGACAGTTGCGTTGATCACTAAAGATCTGGCAACAGCTGAAGCTCTATATCCTAAGTTGCGTAAAACTTTCAAGACAACTGTTTTAGGAAATGAAGATCGTGCTTTACCTAAAGGAGTGGTGATCTTACCGATCTATCTAGCTAAAGGACTTGAATTTGATGCGGTCATCGCGTATGATATCTCAGAAAATTACCAAGAAAAAGACTTAGGGATCTTATATACGATCTGTTCCCGGGCGATGCATGAGTTGACTTTATTTGTAAAGCAAGAGCCTTCACCACTATTGGCTAAATTACCACCTGAGTTATATACCGTTGAAAGAACTTTAAAATTATAA
- a CDS encoding efflux RND transporter periplasmic adaptor subunit, producing the protein MKKGKFKWWQLLLGLVVVIMVVNLVIGLFVRKEKTAKVEKVYTVVTVKEAPPLTYSGKVEAVRTQILVPTTGKAQSVTVQNGDQVAQGQAVMTTYSQSYEEQATEARQALEKAKRQVAQQERALTQAQNQARNISNEDPSYAEVQNQVTTAQNQVADARAEVSDAQTKLNDLNSRVNGSVLAPFAGNATVEYDKTGQPSVSLSSNELQLTTQISEYDYAKIKVGQAVDAKALATKKQQSTQVNYLAKVPDQASKANDAKYTLTAPLDPGQFMAGQTLTLSFPQTGLAVPITSVKNGAVYVVEDGKAKKVSVSGTDSNGSFIVNNGLRKGQKVIAEPDQALKDGKRVKTND; encoded by the coding sequence ATGAAAAAAGGGAAATTTAAATGGTGGCAACTACTATTAGGCTTAGTTGTAGTTATCATGGTAGTCAACTTAGTCATTGGACTCTTCGTTCGAAAAGAAAAGACTGCCAAAGTTGAAAAAGTATATACGGTTGTAACAGTCAAAGAAGCACCTCCACTAACATATTCTGGAAAAGTCGAAGCTGTTAGGACACAGATCTTAGTACCAACAACCGGTAAAGCTCAAAGTGTGACAGTTCAAAATGGTGACCAAGTTGCTCAAGGACAAGCAGTCATGACAACTTACAGTCAATCTTATGAAGAACAGGCAACTGAAGCTAGACAAGCATTAGAAAAGGCCAAACGTCAAGTGGCTCAGCAAGAACGCGCCTTGACTCAAGCACAAAATCAAGCCCGCAATATCTCAAATGAAGATCCAAGTTACGCTGAGGTACAAAATCAAGTAACAACAGCACAAAACCAAGTTGCGGACGCACGCGCTGAAGTGAGTGATGCGCAGACAAAATTAAACGATCTAAATAGTCGTGTGAACGGGAGCGTCCTTGCCCCATTTGCAGGAAATGCGACTGTTGAATATGATAAAACTGGGCAACCATCAGTTTCGTTAAGCTCAAATGAACTACAACTGACAACACAGATCTCAGAATATGACTATGCTAAGATCAAAGTTGGGCAAGCAGTTGATGCAAAAGCTTTAGCTACCAAAAAACAACAGAGCACACAAGTGAATTATTTAGCTAAAGTTCCAGATCAAGCAAGTAAGGCTAATGATGCTAAGTACACTTTGACTGCTCCACTTGATCCAGGTCAATTTATGGCTGGGCAAACATTGACGCTTTCGTTTCCGCAAACAGGTCTAGCAGTTCCTATTACAAGCGTTAAAAATGGAGCTGTTTACGTTGTCGAAGATGGAAAAGCTAAAAAAGTCAGCGTTTCAGGAACTGATTCAAATGGAAGTTTCATCGTTAATAATGGGCTTCGAAAAGGGCAAAAGGTGATCGCTGAGCCTGATCAAGCTTTAAAAGATGGAAAACGGGTCAAGACCAATGATTGA
- the msrA gene encoding peptide-methionine (S)-S-oxide reductase MsrA, with product MKTETAIFAGGCFWCMVKPFDTYPGIKKVISGYTGGHTVAPTYEEVKTQTTGHTEAVLIEFDPTIVSYEQLVEIYWNQTDPTDAMGQFQDRGDSYRPVIFVQNEEQRAIALASRKALQESGRFEKPIVTQIETAKPFYPAEDYHQDFYKKDPVRFELEENSGRKAFIEKYWQN from the coding sequence ATGAAAACAGAAACTGCGATCTTTGCTGGTGGTTGCTTCTGGTGCATGGTCAAACCATTTGATACCTATCCTGGGATCAAAAAAGTTATCTCAGGCTATACCGGAGGGCACACAGTCGCTCCAACATATGAAGAAGTCAAGACCCAGACAACTGGACATACAGAAGCCGTTTTGATCGAGTTTGATCCAACGATCGTTTCATATGAACAACTAGTTGAGATCTATTGGAATCAAACAGATCCAACAGATGCCATGGGGCAATTTCAAGACCGTGGCGATAGTTACCGTCCTGTGATCTTTGTCCAAAATGAAGAGCAACGCGCGATCGCCCTAGCTTCACGAAAAGCACTGCAAGAAAGTGGACGCTTTGAGAAACCGATCGTAACACAGATCGAAACAGCAAAACCTTTTTATCCCGCTGAAGACTATCACCAAGATTTTTATAAAAAAGATCCTGTGCGCTTTGAACTAGAAGAAAACAGCGGGCGGAAAGCTTTTATTGAAAAATACTGGCAAAATTAG
- the tyrS gene encoding tyrosine--tRNA ligase, with protein MENILEELKWRGAVNQVSDEEGLEELLAQKSVGVYCGVDPTGDSLHIGHLIPFMMLKRFQMAGHRAHIIIGGGTGSIGDPSGKKSERVLQTMEQVHHNEEALTAQMKKLFGKDNITIVNNYDWLKQISLLDFLRDYGKLFNLNTMLNKEVVASRLEVGISYTEFTYQILQSIDFHHLLQENDVQLQIGGADQWGNITAGIDLIHKMEGSDTKAFALTIPLMLKADGTKFGKTAGGAVWLDSEKTTPYEFYQFWLNQDDRDVLKYLKYFTFLSKEEIDDLAEKLATHPERREAQRRLATEVTEFVHGKEAVAQAEHISKALFSGEVKDLTAEEIEQGFKNMPTVEIEATPKNLVDFLVETGIEKSKRQAREDISNGAIYLNGERVTDLEFIVDPAANFDGRFVIVRRGKKRYFLARVTK; from the coding sequence ATGGAAAATATTTTAGAAGAATTAAAATGGCGTGGAGCGGTTAACCAAGTTTCAGACGAAGAAGGTCTAGAAGAATTATTGGCTCAAAAATCAGTTGGCGTTTACTGTGGTGTTGATCCAACTGGTGATAGTTTGCATATTGGACATTTGATCCCATTTATGATGCTCAAACGTTTCCAAATGGCTGGACATCGAGCACATATCATTATTGGTGGGGGGACAGGCTCGATCGGTGATCCTTCTGGGAAAAAATCAGAACGTGTTTTACAAACAATGGAGCAAGTCCATCATAATGAAGAAGCCTTGACTGCCCAAATGAAGAAGTTGTTTGGTAAAGATAATATTACGATCGTTAACAATTATGATTGGTTAAAACAGATCAGTTTATTAGATTTCTTGCGTGATTATGGTAAACTTTTCAACTTAAACACGATGTTGAATAAAGAGGTCGTTGCAAGTCGGCTTGAAGTTGGGATCTCATATACTGAATTTACCTACCAAATTTTACAATCGATCGACTTCCATCATCTTTTACAAGAAAATGATGTCCAACTTCAGATCGGTGGGGCTGATCAATGGGGGAATATTACAGCAGGGATCGATCTGATCCATAAGATGGAAGGCTCAGATACAAAGGCTTTTGCTTTGACGATCCCATTGATGTTGAAAGCAGATGGAACTAAGTTTGGAAAAACGGCTGGTGGTGCAGTTTGGTTAGACAGCGAAAAGACGACACCATATGAATTTTACCAGTTTTGGCTAAATCAAGATGATCGTGATGTGCTCAAATACTTGAAATACTTTACGTTCTTAAGTAAAGAAGAAATCGATGATTTGGCAGAAAAACTAGCCACACATCCAGAACGCCGTGAAGCGCAACGTCGTTTGGCAACAGAAGTAACGGAATTTGTTCACGGTAAAGAAGCAGTAGCACAAGCTGAACATATTTCAAAGGCCCTTTTCTCAGGTGAAGTCAAAGATCTAACAGCTGAAGAGATCGAACAAGGTTTTAAAAATATGCCGACAGTTGAGATCGAAGCGACACCTAAAAATCTCGTCGACTTTTTAGTTGAGACTGGGATCGAAAAATCTAAACGACAAGCGCGAGAAGACATTTCAAATGGAGCGATCTATCTAAACGGAGAACGTGTGACTGACCTTGAATTTATCGTCGATCCAGCAGCTAACTTTGATGGACGTTTTGTGATCGTGCGTCGAGGTAAGAAGCGTTACTTCTTAGCTCGTGTAACAAAATAA
- a CDS encoding ABC transporter permease, with protein MKTIELFKAAWQSLHANPKRSFLTMIGIIIGIAAVITIMALGNGVKQKMIESFKTTEGGEQTTTINFLSDDPQKVGFTQQDILAIEQNFSGQVKNAKLEQKDSEITATAEFGNSAAQAVSLGLMKDPIKDLKLVAGKELTKTAIATGKNEALVAKEVARSQYGSLERALGTPVFINNTSYTIVGIYEKNMNVEGPALNDVIVPKALYLTTVDTTTGSNSLKLTITKGKSASTVSKKVVKYLKKNGSAKNNGQYEYFDAGAILQSISNVFDMLTYFISAIAGISLFIAGIGVMNMMYISVSERTQEIGIRLAIGATPRNIMNQFLLEAIMLTVGGGLLGFLCGWGLASLISTFLPYGIKAAVTLSSFLLAFGVSTAVGIIFGILPAKQAANKNLIDILR; from the coding sequence GTGAAAACGATCGAATTATTTAAAGCAGCTTGGCAATCACTACATGCCAATCCAAAACGAAGCTTTCTGACGATGATCGGGATCATTATCGGGATCGCTGCAGTTATTACGATCATGGCTCTAGGTAACGGAGTCAAACAAAAAATGATCGAAAGTTTTAAAACGACTGAAGGTGGCGAACAAACAACGACGATCAATTTTTTGAGCGATGATCCGCAAAAGGTCGGCTTTACGCAGCAAGATATTTTAGCGATCGAGCAGAATTTTTCTGGACAAGTCAAAAATGCGAAGCTTGAACAAAAAGATAGCGAGATCACAGCAACAGCTGAGTTTGGCAATTCGGCTGCCCAAGCAGTCTCTTTAGGGTTAATGAAGGATCCGATCAAAGATCTTAAACTTGTAGCTGGAAAAGAGCTGACCAAAACGGCTATTGCTACAGGAAAAAATGAAGCTTTAGTCGCAAAAGAAGTTGCTAGATCCCAATATGGCAGTCTTGAACGAGCTTTAGGGACACCGGTTTTTATCAACAATACTAGCTATACGATCGTTGGGATCTATGAAAAAAATATGAACGTCGAAGGTCCAGCTTTAAATGATGTGATCGTACCTAAAGCCCTCTACCTTACAACCGTGGATACGACGACTGGGAGCAACAGTTTGAAATTAACGATCACGAAAGGGAAAAGTGCTTCGACTGTCAGCAAAAAAGTTGTTAAGTACCTGAAGAAAAATGGATCTGCTAAAAATAACGGGCAATATGAATACTTTGATGCAGGAGCGATCTTACAAAGTATTTCTAATGTTTTTGATATGCTGACTTACTTTATCAGCGCGATCGCAGGGATCTCACTTTTTATTGCAGGGATCGGTGTGATGAATATGATGTATATCTCAGTTTCTGAACGGACCCAAGAGATCGGGATCCGCTTAGCGATCGGTGCAACGCCACGCAATATAATGAATCAATTCCTTCTCGAAGCTATTATGCTGACAGTTGGTGGAGGTCTCTTAGGATTTCTTTGTGGTTGGGGCTTAGCTAGCTTGATCTCGACCTTTTTACCATATGGGATCAAAGCGGCTGTAACGCTTTCTTCATTCTTATTGGCATTTGGTGTCTCAACTGCCGTGGGGATCATTTTTGGGATCTTACCAGCTAAACAAGCAGCCAATAAAAACTTGATCGATATTTTACGCTAA
- a CDS encoding DHA2 family efflux MFS transporter permease subunit: protein MKNISDKTTKPFLALTSVLIGAFIGMFSETALNIALPQLMHVFNLNAGTAQWLVTGYMLVIGIILPFSSLLTKWFSTRQLVIFGLSDFIIGILIAALAPSFGILLTGRMLQGIATGILLPLMFTLALQLFPPEKLGSAMGICALVIMLAPAVGPTVTGMILGKLSWHWIFWSFLPFLALALVAAYLYLPNIGQITRQKVDLPSLFSSIIGFSTLIAGVSFATEFGWTSLQVLITLALACVTLCFYVHRQVKLKTPILNLQIFTLKAFRLGTFLVMLDFAIILSAMYLLPQYMQKGLLLPVALTGIVMLPGGVINALMSAIAGRLYDHFGVKILTQAGFMIALLGTTMFACTTTHSTIAYVITAHVILMIGCPLAMSPAQTYALNALSKEYSADGSTVMNTLQQIVGALATALTTSFLALGQKNYPGSDPARAFTQGMHYGSYFTIGLVIIALLLSWTIKEQKHA, encoded by the coding sequence ATGAAAAATATTTCAGACAAAACTACTAAACCATTTTTGGCCTTAACAAGCGTGTTGATCGGGGCGTTTATCGGGATGTTTTCCGAAACTGCTTTGAATATTGCCTTACCGCAACTTATGCATGTTTTTAACCTTAATGCTGGCACAGCTCAATGGCTAGTTACTGGCTATATGTTAGTTATCGGGATCATTTTACCTTTTTCTAGTTTATTGACGAAATGGTTTTCAACGCGTCAACTTGTGATTTTTGGTTTAAGTGATTTTATCATTGGGATTCTCATTGCGGCCTTAGCTCCAAGCTTTGGGATCTTACTAACTGGGAGAATGCTTCAAGGCATCGCAACCGGCATTTTGTTGCCTTTGATGTTTACTTTAGCGTTGCAACTTTTTCCACCAGAAAAATTAGGTAGTGCGATGGGGATCTGTGCGCTTGTTATTATGTTAGCTCCTGCGGTGGGGCCAACGGTGACAGGGATGATCTTAGGTAAATTATCTTGGCATTGGATCTTTTGGAGTTTTCTACCTTTTTTAGCGCTTGCTTTAGTGGCCGCATATTTATATTTGCCAAATATCGGACAGATCACGCGCCAAAAAGTCGATCTGCCGTCACTTTTTAGCTCGATCATCGGTTTTTCGACTTTGATCGCGGGTGTCAGCTTTGCTACTGAATTTGGATGGACTTCGCTTCAAGTGCTCATAACATTAGCGCTTGCATGTGTAACTTTATGTTTTTATGTTCACCGTCAAGTCAAATTAAAGACGCCAATTTTAAATTTACAGATCTTTACACTTAAAGCATTTCGTCTAGGGACATTCCTTGTAATGCTTGATTTTGCGATCATCTTGTCAGCGATGTATCTATTACCACAATACATGCAAAAGGGACTCCTTCTTCCGGTTGCTTTGACAGGGATCGTAATGTTACCAGGGGGAGTGATCAATGCTTTGATGTCTGCGATAGCTGGGCGACTTTATGATCATTTTGGAGTCAAGATCTTGACGCAAGCGGGTTTTATGATCGCTTTGTTAGGGACTACGATGTTTGCATGCACTACAACGCATTCAACGATCGCATATGTGATCACGGCACATGTGATCTTGATGATCGGTTGTCCTTTGGCAATGTCTCCAGCGCAAACGTATGCGTTAAATGCTTTAAGCAAAGAGTATTCTGCTGATGGAAGCACGGTCATGAACACGCTACAACAGATCGTCGGTGCCTTGGCAACGGCTCTGACCACAAGCTTTTTGGCTTTAGGTCAAAAGAATTATCCAGGAAGTGATCCGGCAAGGGCGTTTACACAAGGAATGCATTATGGAAGCTACTTTACGATCGGATTAGTTATTATAGCGCTTTTGCTCTCATGGACGATCAAAGAACAAAAACACGCTTAA
- a CDS encoding cation diffusion facilitator family transporter, protein MKDINKHLQREYEDWERVQKNELNKLSVAMRHLSVNILAYLLISIIEWFLASLSHSQTLRADAFNNLSGIISTLLLMVGIHIARDIDDDDIAGVVPMPKLSLHKTGNDQRVQFTRFRYETIFTLVTGIVMIAISLSVIVSGIVGLLNPAKRVVPQPIALVGALIASVIMLLVWRYNKHAGRKLQNASLIASAQDSLSDALTSIGTLISISGALFFELDWLDGATSIIVGGFILYSGARIFMESSLNLADYFDPKVEETFRQTIATLPEVSAVDELKAHYNGNLVTLDVVIVVDANMNILESYHLAERIESLMRVKFGVIDTDVSFLPDTKTITEATTKRLSQRSRRWTLLRPRSK, encoded by the coding sequence ATGAAAGATATCAACAAACATCTTCAACGAGAATATGAGGATTGGGAACGAGTCCAAAAAAATGAGCTAAATAAATTGAGCGTTGCGATGCGACATCTGAGCGTAAATATTTTAGCTTATCTTTTGATCTCGATCATTGAATGGTTTTTAGCTTCACTCAGTCATTCTCAGACTTTACGAGCAGACGCGTTCAATAATTTATCAGGGATCATTTCAACGCTCCTTTTGATGGTCGGGATCCATATCGCGCGCGATATCGATGATGATGATATTGCCGGAGTCGTTCCGATGCCAAAACTGTCTTTACATAAGACTGGCAATGATCAACGTGTGCAATTTACCCGCTTTCGTTATGAAACGATCTTTACTTTAGTAACTGGGATCGTTATGATCGCGATCTCACTGAGCGTTATCGTAAGCGGGATCGTCGGCCTTTTAAATCCAGCTAAGCGTGTCGTCCCTCAACCGATCGCCTTAGTCGGGGCCTTGATCGCAAGTGTGATCATGCTTTTAGTTTGGCGTTATAACAAACATGCTGGCCGTAAATTACAAAATGCCTCTTTGATCGCTTCGGCTCAAGATAGTTTGAGCGATGCCTTGACCAGTATCGGGACTTTGATCTCGATCTCTGGTGCGCTATTTTTTGAACTTGATTGGCTCGATGGAGCAACGAGTATCATCGTTGGGGGCTTTATTCTTTATTCAGGGGCTCGGATCTTCATGGAAAGTAGCTTGAATCTAGCTGATTACTTTGATCCAAAAGTTGAAGAAACTTTTCGCCAAACGATCGCCACTTTGCCTGAAGTAAGTGCTGTTGATGAACTCAAAGCTCACTACAATGGAAATCTAGTTACACTAGATGTCGTGATCGTTGTTGATGCGAATATGAACATTTTAGAAAGCTATCATCTAGCAGAACGGATCGAAAGTTTGATGCGCGTTAAATTTGGAGTCATTGATACTGATGTTTCTTTTCTACCCGATACTAAAACGATCACTGAAGCCACGACCAAACGTCTGTCTCAACGCTCAAGACGCTGGACATTGCTTCGTCCACGTTCTAAATAG
- a CDS encoding ABC transporter ATP-binding protein, whose product MIELKNINKSYIQGKNKYHVLHDINLKIEQGEFLAIMGQSGSGKSTLINIIGFLDDQFEGIYNYYEHPIHEYRRAQFSKLRNQNVGFVFQNFKLIQNITIADNVALPLLYAGAKRAFIKERVSEVLKAVGLAGYEKQLPKNLSGGQQQRVSIARAIVTAPKFLIADEPTGALDSKTSAEIMELFKHLNQDDQTTIIIVTHDPKVGAQADRLVHILDGHLTEDQDHHKRKVRERQ is encoded by the coding sequence ATGATTGAGTTGAAAAATATTAATAAATCATATATCCAAGGTAAGAATAAGTACCATGTTTTACATGACATTAATTTAAAGATCGAACAAGGTGAATTTTTGGCGATCATGGGCCAATCTGGTTCTGGGAAATCAACTTTGATAAATATCATTGGCTTTTTAGATGATCAATTTGAAGGTATCTATAATTACTATGAGCATCCGATCCACGAATATCGCCGCGCTCAATTTTCTAAATTACGTAATCAAAATGTTGGTTTTGTTTTTCAAAACTTTAAGTTGATCCAAAATATCACGATCGCAGATAATGTCGCCTTACCACTATTATATGCAGGTGCAAAAAGAGCCTTTATCAAAGAAAGAGTCAGTGAAGTTTTAAAAGCTGTTGGGTTAGCTGGCTATGAGAAACAACTTCCTAAAAATCTCTCTGGTGGGCAACAGCAACGGGTCTCGATCGCCCGTGCGATCGTGACTGCTCCTAAATTTTTGATCGCAGACGAGCCAACGGGGGCTTTAGATAGTAAAACGTCAGCTGAGATCATGGAATTATTTAAACACTTAAACCAAGATGATCAAACAACGATCATTATCGTAACGCATGATCCAAAAGTTGGTGCTCAAGCAGACCGACTCGTGCATATTCTAGATGGACATTTGACTGAAGATCAAGATCATCATAAAAGGAAAGTGAGGGAGAGGCAGTGA
- a CDS encoding RNA polymerase sigma factor has protein sequence MQDEATLTTLLTEVKQNQDSSCLELILQKYRPMIITTVKRYHLELHDQDDLLQEASIICYQTACAFDPQNATTTYGSFFKKSLINRYRTLLRKEQALKRRGARAQLSLETFLEENGDVFSDNAKSEGTLIDKLTFINELPLLLSNSEYAVLLAKLECKTVKEIAGKLDLSLSQTYNTLARCREKIGQLAKKLYGI, from the coding sequence ATGCAAGACGAAGCCACATTAACTACATTATTGACAGAGGTCAAACAAAATCAAGATAGCTCATGTTTAGAGCTTATTTTACAAAAATATCGGCCGATGATCATCACAACTGTAAAACGCTATCACTTAGAATTACACGATCAAGACGACCTTTTGCAAGAAGCATCGATCATTTGTTATCAGACCGCGTGTGCGTTTGATCCTCAAAATGCGACGACGACATATGGTTCATTTTTCAAAAAAAGTTTGATCAACCGCTATCGAACTCTTTTACGTAAAGAACAAGCATTAAAGAGACGTGGAGCAAGAGCGCAACTTTCACTCGAGACTTTTTTAGAGGAAAACGGGGATGTGTTTAGTGATAATGCTAAAAGCGAAGGGACTTTGATCGATAAATTGACTTTTATAAACGAACTTCCGCTTTTGCTTTCAAACAGTGAATATGCAGTCTTACTAGCAAAATTAGAATGTAAGACAGTCAAAGAGATCGCAGGCAAATTAGATCTGAGCCTTTCTCAAACGTACAATACTTTAGCGCGTTGTCGTGAAAAAATCGGGCAATTAGCTAAAAAGTTGTACGGGATATAA